The following proteins come from a genomic window of Geomonas sp. RF6:
- a CDS encoding response regulator has protein sequence MKSLIVEDDKISGQVLEKMMSRHGSYDIVMNGKDAQLLFERALQSGERYDLVLMDIMVPEVDGLQAVLAIRKAEARMQIQLAERVKVIMTTALDDPRTIMKALYECDADSYLVKPIRLQKLEEELRTLGLF, from the coding sequence ATGAAATCGTTGATTGTAGAGGACGACAAGATATCCGGCCAGGTGCTGGAAAAGATGATGTCCAGGCATGGCAGCTACGACATCGTGATGAACGGAAAGGATGCACAGCTCCTTTTCGAGAGGGCGCTCCAGTCGGGGGAGCGCTACGACCTCGTCCTGATGGACATCATGGTGCCGGAGGTAGACGGACTGCAGGCGGTCTTGGCGATCCGGAAGGCGGAGGCGCGCATGCAGATTCAGCTGGCCGAGCGGGTGAAGGTGATCATGACCACCGCTCTCGATGATCCCCGCACGATCATGAAGGCGCTGTACGAGTGCGACGCCGACTCCTACCTGGTGAAGCCGATCAGGCTGCAGAAGCTCGAGGAGGAGCTGCGCACCCTCGGCCTCTTCTGA